A genomic region of Brevibacillus sp. JNUCC-41 contains the following coding sequences:
- a CDS encoding amino acid permease, with translation MQNSKESQLHRGLEERHIALMSLGAAIGVGLFLGSASAIKLAGPAIIISYAIGGLMIYLIMRALGEMAIKNPVAGSFSRYASEFVGPLAGYITGWNYWFVWIATCMAEITAVGIYMQFWFPDTPQWAWALAALAIMTTINFLAVKAYGELEFWFALVKIITIILMIVLGFGMIIFGLGNGGIAVGFGNLVEHGGFLPNGISGFILSFQMVMFAYLGIEMLGVTAGEVKNPEKSLKRAIDTVFYRILLFYVLALTVILSITPWDEMNGENSPFVMMFDKIGIPGAAGIIQFVVLTAALSSCNSGIFSTGRMLFNLAQQGESPKSFERTTKSGVPGVAIIVSAVVLLFGVYLNYMEADKVFTYVTSVATFGALWTWGTILVTQIMSRRKMSQGEKQGLSYKMPLFPFTSYFTLAFLVFVMVVLGFSADTRIALIVGPIWILLLVALYYVTGLHKRNK, from the coding sequence ATGCAAAACTCCAAAGAATCTCAACTACATAGAGGTTTGGAAGAAAGACATATCGCATTAATGTCTCTTGGCGCAGCCATTGGAGTCGGTTTATTTCTTGGCTCGGCATCTGCGATAAAATTAGCCGGCCCAGCCATCATCATTTCCTACGCCATTGGCGGGCTTATGATTTATCTTATCATGCGTGCACTAGGGGAAATGGCGATTAAAAATCCTGTCGCAGGCTCTTTCAGTCGTTATGCTAGCGAATTTGTCGGTCCTCTTGCCGGATATATAACCGGATGGAATTACTGGTTCGTTTGGATTGCCACCTGTATGGCTGAAATTACGGCAGTCGGAATTTATATGCAATTTTGGTTCCCTGATACACCGCAATGGGCTTGGGCGTTAGCCGCTCTTGCCATCATGACGACGATTAACTTTCTTGCCGTAAAAGCATATGGTGAATTGGAGTTTTGGTTCGCCTTAGTGAAAATCATTACTATCATACTTATGATCGTCCTTGGCTTCGGAATGATCATTTTCGGACTTGGGAACGGCGGAATCGCGGTCGGATTCGGCAACCTTGTTGAACATGGAGGGTTTTTACCTAATGGGATCTCCGGTTTCATCCTCTCTTTCCAAATGGTCATGTTCGCCTATTTGGGAATTGAAATGCTTGGAGTAACCGCAGGTGAAGTTAAAAATCCTGAAAAATCTTTAAAAAGAGCCATCGATACGGTTTTTTATCGGATTTTACTTTTTTACGTTTTAGCTCTGACAGTCATTTTATCGATCACCCCATGGGATGAAATGAATGGAGAAAACAGCCCATTCGTTATGATGTTTGATAAAATCGGTATACCAGGCGCAGCAGGAATCATTCAGTTTGTCGTACTGACAGCAGCCCTTTCATCTTGTAACAGCGGGATCTTCAGTACAGGAAGAATGTTATTCAACCTAGCGCAGCAAGGTGAATCACCAAAAAGTTTCGAACGTACTACAAAGTCAGGCGTTCCTGGCGTTGCCATCATCGTTTCGGCTGTCGTGCTTCTTTTCGGTGTTTACCTTAACTACATGGAAGCCGATAAAGTTTTCACTTACGTCACAAGTGTCGCCACATTCGGTGCCCTCTGGACATGGGGAACCATACTTGTCACACAGATCATGTCCAGACGGAAAATGAGTCAGGGAGAAAAGCAAGGCTTGTCTTACAAAATGCCGCTTTTCCCATTCACTTCTTATTTCACTTTGGCCTTTTTAGTATTCGTAATGGTAGTACTCGGCTTTTCAGCAGATACAAGAATCGCTCTAATCGTTGGTCCGATTTGGATCTTACTGTTGGTAGCCCTGTATTATGTGACTGGCTTGCATAAACGGAATAAATAA
- a CDS encoding DUF4349 domain-containing protein — protein MNRKTMMLMFCLLLLLAGCSSNEKDDSASKAQDETADSKMDASISGNKVQEEASEKEGMTDERKVIHQAQLELKVKNLEKAQMKIENKVAEYGGYVVESNVYREDEELVEGTITVRVPESHFQDFLTDSEGEASEVVGRNVTGQDVTEQYVDLKARLKSKRAVEERLLAFMKDAEKTEDLLKISSDLAVVQEEIEQLTGQMKYLENQTSYSTVTITLSQDRIVVPGIDNKELNTWERTKKQLATSANLLLKAGSGIIVFIIGNLPILIILGGAGAVAYWVIKRRGNR, from the coding sequence ATGAACCGTAAAACAATGATGCTTATGTTCTGTTTGTTACTTTTACTTGCTGGATGCAGCAGTAATGAAAAAGATGATTCGGCATCTAAGGCACAGGATGAAACGGCGGACAGTAAAATGGACGCTTCAATTTCCGGGAATAAGGTGCAGGAAGAAGCATCGGAAAAGGAAGGGATGACGGATGAAAGAAAGGTCATCCATCAAGCACAGCTTGAGTTGAAGGTGAAGAATCTTGAAAAAGCACAAATGAAGATTGAGAATAAGGTGGCTGAATATGGCGGATATGTGGTCGAGTCCAATGTATACAGGGAAGATGAAGAACTGGTGGAAGGAACGATCACTGTACGGGTCCCTGAATCCCATTTTCAGGATTTTCTGACCGATAGCGAGGGCGAGGCTTCAGAAGTGGTCGGAAGGAATGTGACAGGACAGGATGTAACGGAGCAATATGTAGATCTAAAAGCAAGATTGAAATCAAAGAGGGCAGTAGAGGAAAGATTACTTGCATTCATGAAGGATGCTGAGAAGACGGAAGATTTACTGAAAATATCATCCGATCTTGCCGTGGTGCAAGAAGAAATAGAACAGCTGACCGGGCAAATGAAGTATCTTGAAAACCAAACCTCATATTCGACTGTTACCATCACGTTATCACAGGACCGGATAGTTGTGCCTGGCATTGATAATAAGGAATTGAATACATGGGAGAGGACGAAGAAACAACTTGCAACAAGTGCGAATCTATTACTTAAAGCGGGTTCAGGAATCATTGTTTTCATAATAGGAAACTTGCCTATCCTCATTATTTTAGGCGGAGCTGGTGCGGTGGCTTATTGGGTGATCAAAAGAAGGGGTAATAGGTGA
- a CDS encoding TspO/MBR family protein — protein MNYGKFAKSLLVPVVGGSLVGIFATRNSKEIYDKLKKPAFAPPSWTFPVAWTSLYTIMGIAKYRIASKEKESKSAERLYDTQLGLNFLWSFLFFKWGLRGTAFIEMAALLTLITLTAFEFYRIDRASGLAMIPYIAWVTFALGLNFSIFRNN, from the coding sequence ATGAACTACGGAAAATTTGCTAAAAGTTTATTGGTACCTGTGGTCGGAGGTTCACTCGTGGGTATATTCGCCACAAGAAATTCAAAAGAAATTTATGATAAACTCAAGAAGCCTGCATTTGCTCCTCCTTCCTGGACTTTCCCCGTTGCTTGGACAAGCCTTTATACGATTATGGGAATAGCGAAATATCGCATTGCATCCAAAGAAAAGGAATCGAAGTCCGCTGAACGCCTCTACGATACTCAACTAGGGTTAAATTTCTTATGGTCTTTTTTATTCTTCAAATGGGGATTGCGCGGAACGGCCTTTATTGAAATGGCTGCACTTCTGACCCTGATTACTTTAACGGCATTCGAGTTTTATAGAATAGACCGTGCATCCGGTTTAGCGATGATTCCCTATATAGCATGGGTCACCTTCGCATTGGGATTGAACTTTTCCATTTTCAGAAACAATTAA
- a CDS encoding bifunctional 2',3'-cyclic-nucleotide 2'-phosphodiesterase/3'-nucleotidase — MSFKMHVNKMLAPILAVSLVAAPFTVPGETSAKESNKKPVTTEPFIITAPTVNYTKGTKATVTVTPKKGNKGNETVVFQLMNGTKVISQSAIEADIKSAQKFSAYFNSYKSGYWVKVSVVSKYNGNTSNFGNSLAASVSDAPFELRIMETTDIHTNLVSYDYYKDAVSDSVGFSRTASLIKQARKEVKNSVLVDNGDLIQGTPLGTYKAKIAPLKKGEVHPVYKAMNLLDYDVATFGNHEFNYGLSYLDEAINDANFPYINANVYKKDKDNNPKNDKNKYTPYKIVTKKVKDINGKEKSVKIGYIGFAPPQIMDWDKANLDGKVTTKEIVTTANKYVPEMKKKGADVIVALTHSGFNGDTKNTEDVIYSLSKVSGIDAITFSHTHKVFPAQDEASLDSLFKDAQGKILKGVDNKKGTINGVPAVQAGYGGSNLGIIDLDIQNIKGKWKVVNSESSTRAINDKITGKKAAEDASVVKAVKKDHEGTIKYVNTPIGTTTAPIHSYFSLVQDDPSVQVVTSAQKWYVEKYIQSNRPEYKDLPILSVGAPFKAGRNGVEEFTEIKEGGLTIRSAGDLYLYDNTLKAIKVKGSVVKEWLEMSAGKYNTIDPAKSEEQELLNGKFAVYNFDVIDGVTYQIDVTKAPRYDEKGMKVSDSSRIADLKYNGEPVDPNQDFIVVTNNYRASGGGNFPGVKGSEYVVDSADENRQILMDYITQEGEINPTADNNWSIAPISGKVNVTFTSSPKGAEYLKEDSAISYTGKKDDKGFGIYKFNLGKENVKVQLLGINDLHGQLDTTSDFGGIKQGRADYLAAHLKQRKAENPENTLLLSAGDAVGASAPVSSLIQDKPTLQFLNNMKFDVGTVGNHEFDKGVETLMAQINGGKSPTSDVVFDKLNFPYVVANVVYKDTKKPILDPYVIKKVGGVDIGFIGVVTNATPQKVSPDGIKNVEFIEQAPAVNKAVKELKDKGVKSIVVISHDPGTEKEGVITGEVADLANAVDDEVDVILAGDNHARVNNYVDNKLIVQAYSYGTAFEDVDLEIDPSTKDIVKKSAEIVTVTQDGITPDAVTTKFINDYLDMFPELKAPLGTTDEKILRTNAYTQETGLGNLIADSMKADLNSDFAFMNPGGIRADIPKGKVTFSDLAKIQPFGNVLVKLELTGAEVKTLLQQQWVVDGAPKTLQISGLSYTADFSKPVTERVTLLKKSDGTPINDTETYTVAVNDFMASGGDNYTVLKGKERVFGHADLEAFVNYVKETFKGGKITAEIEGRITNINN; from the coding sequence ATGTCGTTCAAGATGCATGTTAATAAGATGCTCGCCCCGATTCTTGCTGTGAGTTTGGTTGCAGCTCCATTTACCGTACCGGGGGAGACATCCGCCAAAGAGTCTAATAAGAAACCGGTCACGACTGAACCATTTATCATTACAGCTCCAACTGTTAATTACACAAAAGGGACAAAGGCGACTGTAACGGTCACACCGAAGAAAGGGAATAAAGGAAATGAAACCGTTGTCTTCCAATTGATGAATGGGACGAAAGTCATTTCACAGTCAGCCATTGAGGCGGATATTAAATCAGCCCAAAAGTTCTCCGCGTACTTCAATTCGTACAAATCGGGTTATTGGGTCAAAGTATCGGTTGTCTCCAAGTATAACGGCAATACTAGTAACTTCGGCAACAGCTTGGCAGCCTCCGTATCGGATGCGCCATTTGAACTAAGGATCATGGAAACGACGGATATACACACTAATCTGGTGAGCTATGATTATTATAAGGATGCCGTATCGGACTCGGTCGGCTTTTCGCGCACGGCTTCTTTAATCAAACAGGCACGAAAAGAAGTGAAAAATAGCGTTTTAGTGGATAACGGCGACCTTATTCAAGGGACCCCGCTAGGTACGTACAAAGCGAAAATAGCGCCACTGAAAAAAGGTGAAGTCCACCCCGTCTATAAGGCGATGAACTTACTTGACTATGATGTGGCCACATTCGGCAATCATGAATTCAATTATGGCTTATCTTATTTGGACGAGGCCATCAACGATGCAAACTTCCCTTACATCAATGCCAATGTTTATAAAAAAGATAAAGACAATAATCCAAAGAATGATAAAAATAAATATACTCCATATAAAATCGTCACGAAGAAAGTGAAGGACATCAATGGAAAAGAAAAATCAGTGAAAATAGGCTACATTGGATTCGCCCCTCCACAAATCATGGATTGGGATAAAGCGAATCTTGACGGCAAGGTCACTACAAAGGAAATCGTCACGACAGCGAATAAATATGTACCTGAAATGAAGAAAAAGGGCGCGGATGTCATCGTGGCGCTCACACATTCCGGGTTTAATGGCGACACCAAAAATACCGAGGATGTCATCTATTCATTAAGCAAGGTATCCGGCATCGATGCCATCACGTTCTCCCATACGCACAAGGTCTTTCCGGCACAAGATGAGGCTTCTTTAGACAGCCTATTCAAGGATGCCCAAGGAAAAATCCTTAAAGGTGTGGATAATAAAAAGGGTACCATCAATGGTGTACCAGCCGTTCAAGCAGGATATGGCGGCAGTAATCTCGGGATCATCGATCTTGATATCCAAAATATCAAGGGGAAATGGAAAGTCGTCAATTCCGAATCATCGACACGGGCAATCAACGACAAAATAACAGGAAAAAAGGCAGCTGAAGATGCGTCTGTCGTCAAGGCTGTGAAGAAGGATCACGAAGGAACGATCAAGTATGTTAACACGCCAATCGGAACGACTACAGCTCCAATTCATAGCTATTTCTCCCTTGTGCAAGACGATCCTTCCGTACAGGTCGTGACGAGCGCACAGAAATGGTATGTAGAGAAATACATCCAAAGCAACCGCCCAGAATACAAAGACCTGCCCATTCTCTCTGTAGGGGCTCCTTTCAAAGCGGGTCGCAATGGAGTCGAGGAATTCACCGAAATCAAGGAAGGCGGACTGACCATTCGCAGCGCCGGTGATTTATATTTATACGATAATACCTTGAAGGCAATCAAGGTCAAAGGGTCCGTGGTTAAAGAGTGGCTTGAGATGTCTGCAGGGAAATATAACACAATCGATCCTGCCAAGTCTGAGGAACAAGAGCTTCTTAATGGGAAATTTGCCGTTTATAATTTTGATGTGATTGACGGCGTCACGTACCAAATCGATGTCACCAAGGCTCCGCGCTATGATGAAAAAGGGATGAAAGTGTCGGATTCCAGCAGGATAGCAGATTTGAAATATAATGGTGAACCAGTGGATCCGAATCAAGACTTCATCGTCGTGACGAATAATTACCGTGCTTCGGGCGGGGGGAACTTCCCGGGAGTCAAGGGCAGCGAATATGTAGTTGACTCTGCGGATGAAAATCGCCAGATCTTGATGGATTACATCACACAAGAGGGGGAGATCAATCCAACCGCCGATAATAATTGGTCGATCGCCCCGATTTCAGGTAAGGTGAACGTTACCTTCACCTCATCACCAAAAGGTGCGGAATATTTAAAAGAAGACAGCGCGATTTCCTATACAGGCAAAAAGGATGATAAAGGATTTGGCATTTACAAATTCAATTTGGGGAAAGAAAACGTCAAGGTGCAGCTGCTCGGGATCAATGATCTTCACGGCCAGCTTGATACCACCTCCGATTTTGGCGGTATCAAACAAGGGCGTGCTGATTATTTAGCTGCGCACTTGAAGCAGCGTAAAGCTGAAAACCCTGAAAATACACTATTATTATCGGCAGGGGATGCTGTTGGGGCAAGTGCTCCCGTTTCTTCTTTGATCCAGGACAAACCGACGCTTCAGTTTTTGAATAATATGAAATTCGATGTCGGAACTGTCGGGAATCATGAATTCGACAAAGGGGTAGAAACCCTGATGGCTCAAATCAATGGCGGAAAGTCACCAACATCCGATGTAGTATTCGATAAATTGAACTTTCCATATGTAGTAGCCAATGTGGTATATAAAGACACGAAGAAACCAATTTTGGATCCTTACGTGATAAAAAAGGTCGGCGGGGTTGATATTGGGTTCATCGGTGTAGTCACGAATGCCACTCCTCAAAAAGTAAGTCCGGATGGCATTAAGAATGTGGAATTCATAGAACAGGCACCTGCCGTAAATAAGGCGGTTAAAGAGTTGAAAGATAAAGGCGTCAAATCGATTGTGGTCATCTCACATGACCCAGGCACGGAAAAGGAAGGGGTCATCACAGGGGAAGTGGCTGATCTTGCTAATGCCGTGGATGATGAAGTAGATGTGATCTTAGCCGGAGATAATCATGCTAGGGTCAACAATTATGTGGATAATAAATTGATTGTACAAGCTTACTCTTATGGAACGGCTTTTGAAGATGTGGATTTGGAAATCGATCCAAGCACAAAGGATATTGTCAAAAAGTCAGCTGAAATTGTTACGGTTACACAAGATGGCATCACACCGGATGCCGTGACGACTAAATTCATTAACGACTATTTAGACATGTTCCCCGAGTTGAAAGCCCCGCTTGGGACAACGGATGAGAAAATTTTAAGAACCAACGCCTATACACAGGAAACGGGCCTTGGGAATTTAATCGCCGATTCGATGAAGGCAGATTTGAATTCCGATTTTGCCTTCATGAACCCAGGTGGAATTCGTGCAGATATTCCAAAGGGGAAAGTCACTTTTTCCGATTTAGCGAAAATCCAGCCATTCGGAAACGTATTGGTAAAGCTGGAACTGACTGGAGCAGAAGTGAAAACACTGCTTCAACAGCAATGGGTCGTCGATGGAGCTCCGAAAACTTTGCAAATTTCTGGACTGAGCTATACAGCCGACTTCAGTAAACCTGTCACGGAACGTGTCACCTTATTGAAGAAATCGGACGGAACGCCGATCAATGATACCGAAACATACACGGTGGCCGTCAATGATTTCATGGCTAGCGGCGGTGATAACTATACCGTCCTGAAAGGAAAAGAGCGTGTGTTTGGACATGCTGACCTGGAAGCATTCGTTAACTATGTGAAAGAAACCTTTAAAGGCGGGAAGATCACGGCAGAAATCGAAGGCAGAATTACGAATATCAATAATTAA
- a CDS encoding DinB family protein — MLTLFIYNWQVRSEWFLWCRTLPSEELKRQRIGGMGNILRTLAHIIDVECSWIKAIQGKPDVAIDLDAYDTIEKVEDLSIRYHSEVMDYLNSHSIEDEQGMIQPSWMEGTYEKGMILRHIIAHEIHHIGQLSIWSREMGIEPVSASLINRAL; from the coding sequence ATGTTGACATTATTCATTTATAACTGGCAGGTGCGAAGTGAGTGGTTCTTATGGTGCCGGACCTTACCGAGTGAGGAACTGAAACGGCAGCGCATAGGAGGGATGGGCAATATATTGAGGACACTTGCCCATATTATCGATGTCGAATGCAGCTGGATAAAGGCCATACAAGGAAAGCCTGATGTAGCGATCGATTTGGATGCTTATGATACGATCGAAAAGGTTGAAGATTTGTCCATCCGTTATCATTCTGAGGTCATGGACTATTTGAATTCCCATTCCATTGAAGATGAGCAAGGAATGATACAGCCATCTTGGATGGAGGGGACATACGAAAAAGGCATGATACTGCGCCATATTATAGCTCACGAAATTCACCATATAGGCCAGCTGTCCATCTGGTCGAGGGAAATGGGCATCGAACCGGTATCAGCCAGTTTAATAAATCGTGCTTTATAG
- a CDS encoding GNAT family N-acetyltransferase, whose product MKGEQLEDIRILQQECEREGFTLKLNWETLRSRNGVHKNDFFHYDGLKLVGFIGLYDFGNKAEMCGMVHPDYRRKGIFTKLLEEAIGSAVERNYKLILLNSPAQSHSGTGFLKQLPCEFAFSEFQMKWSEMELDDYGDAVVRPSRRDDEETEIQLDIQCFQFTKQEAMDYYQRILYEDTLKTMMIEKDGRAVGKIRVDHSDREAWIYGFSILPKYQGKGLGRKALKKVVAEQCQLGYDIFLEVEATNEHALRLYESCGFKTIQRQDYYQYKGKTKS is encoded by the coding sequence TTGAAGGGTGAACAGCTAGAAGATATTCGAATCCTGCAGCAAGAATGTGAACGGGAAGGTTTTACTTTAAAGCTGAACTGGGAAACGCTTCGCAGTCGGAATGGTGTGCATAAGAATGACTTTTTTCACTATGATGGATTGAAGCTTGTTGGGTTTATTGGTCTTTACGATTTTGGAAACAAAGCGGAGATGTGCGGGATGGTCCATCCTGATTACCGGAGGAAAGGCATTTTTACAAAGCTTCTGGAAGAGGCTATAGGGAGTGCAGTGGAGCGCAACTATAAGTTGATTCTCTTGAACTCACCTGCTCAATCCCATTCAGGAACAGGATTTTTGAAACAGCTCCCATGTGAGTTTGCGTTTTCTGAGTTTCAAATGAAGTGGTCCGAAATGGAGCTTGACGATTATGGTGATGCAGTCGTTCGCCCTTCACGGAGAGATGATGAGGAAACGGAAATTCAGCTGGATATTCAATGTTTCCAATTTACGAAACAAGAGGCGATGGATTATTATCAGCGCATCCTATATGAGGATACTCTGAAAACCATGATGATTGAAAAGGATGGCCGAGCGGTCGGTAAGATCCGTGTTGATCACTCAGACCGGGAAGCATGGATTTATGGATTTTCAATTCTGCCAAAGTACCAGGGAAAAGGACTTGGCAGAAAGGCGTTGAAAAAGGTCGTAGCCGAACAATGCCAGCTGGGATATGATATTTTTCTTGAGGTCGAGGCGACTAATGAGCATGCATTAAGACTCTATGAATCTTGTGGATTCAAAACCATTCAAAGACAGGATTATTATCAATACAAAGGGAAGACAAAGAGTTAG
- a CDS encoding YvrJ family protein: MMIEDATMWVSLVSEFGYPFVVSMFLLFRFGKQLKELTTDVENLKKSAHKTKNR; this comes from the coding sequence ATGATGATTGAGGATGCTACTATGTGGGTTTCATTAGTTAGCGAATTTGGCTATCCATTCGTCGTTTCTATGTTTTTGCTCTTCCGCTTCGGTAAACAATTAAAAGAACTGACTACGGACGTAGAGAACTTAAAAAAGTCCGCTCATAAAACGAAAAATCGATAA
- a CDS encoding sigma-70 family RNA polymerase sigma factor, with product MNHFTSHFFSHSLEFLQQQYSSFFAQPIIHLFLQNPEHLKIFTETLDSPSSHNIDHLNETFRIFYYRAKVYKYMCSLIYFFSVDFDKRARKQRERYRMVLDATPMDTGGLIDRIGTLDVQLEKMGETNELASHISDEEIIKALKTLTAKQSLVLTMIFSYGLSNKEIAAYFHESPQNISSIRKQALKKLRKHYMDEVYVRKEKSHCG from the coding sequence ATGAACCACTTTACTTCTCATTTTTTTTCTCATTCCTTGGAGTTTCTGCAGCAACAGTACTCATCTTTCTTTGCACAGCCGATCATTCATTTATTTTTACAGAACCCAGAGCATTTAAAGATTTTCACTGAAACTCTTGATTCCCCTTCTTCCCACAACATTGATCATCTCAACGAGACTTTCAGAATTTTCTATTACCGGGCTAAAGTATACAAATACATGTGCTCCTTAATTTACTTTTTCTCTGTTGATTTTGATAAAAGGGCACGGAAGCAACGGGAACGCTATCGAATGGTACTTGATGCGACACCAATGGATACTGGCGGTTTGATCGATCGAATCGGCACGTTGGACGTTCAACTTGAAAAGATGGGGGAAACGAACGAACTCGCTTCACACATAAGTGATGAAGAGATAATCAAAGCCTTGAAGACGTTAACAGCCAAACAAAGCCTGGTATTGACCATGATTTTTTCCTACGGCCTATCCAACAAGGAAATTGCTGCCTATTTCCATGAGTCGCCGCAGAATATCTCAAGCATCCGTAAACAAGCTCTAAAAAAACTTCGAAAGCACTATATGGATGAGGTATATGTTAGAAAGGAGAAAAGCCATTGTGGATAA